From Paenibacillus graminis, a single genomic window includes:
- a CDS encoding GTP pyrophosphokinase has product MNTQDQIEKFKQLKYDLTRFMMIYKFALEEIETKIEILKQEFQMLHDYSPIEHTKSRIKSPESIMNKMLRKNSELSLPAIKASIKDIAGLRITCSFISDIYQVSAMLQKQDDLKVLGVKDYIKNPKPNGYQSLHLLVEVPVFLSDCQEHVCVEVQIRTIAMDFWASLEHKIFYKYSQSVPEHLTRELKNAADKAYELDLQMERLHREIKEIKDAQGDDSDEELRRIIINNQQFNLPANFIKLLGE; this is encoded by the coding sequence ATGAACACCCAAGATCAGATCGAAAAATTCAAGCAGCTTAAATATGATTTGACCCGTTTTATGATGATTTACAAATTTGCACTGGAGGAAATTGAGACCAAAATCGAAATCCTGAAGCAGGAATTCCAGATGCTCCATGACTACAGCCCGATCGAGCATACGAAATCGCGGATCAAATCTCCCGAGAGCATTATGAACAAAATGCTGCGCAAAAACAGCGAGCTGTCGCTGCCTGCGATCAAAGCCAGCATTAAGGATATCGCCGGACTGCGGATTACCTGCTCCTTTATTTCCGACATTTATCAGGTCAGTGCCATGCTGCAGAAGCAGGATGACCTGAAGGTGCTTGGCGTGAAGGATTATATCAAGAATCCTAAGCCCAATGGCTATCAGAGCCTGCATCTGTTGGTCGAGGTGCCGGTGTTTTTGTCCGACTGTCAGGAGCATGTCTGTGTAGAGGTGCAGATCCGCACCATTGCCATGGATTTCTGGGCCAGTCTGGAGCACAAAATCTTTTATAAATACAGCCAGTCCGTTCCTGAGCATCTGACCCGCGAATTGAAGAATGCCGCCGACAAGGCGTATGAGCTGGATCTGCAAATGGAGCGTCTGCACCGGGAAATTAAGGAGATCAAGGATGCCCAGGGCGACGATTCCGATGAAGAGCTCCGCCGGATTATTATCAACAATCAGCAATTTAATCTGCCGGCGAATTTCATCAAGCTGTTAGGCGAATAA
- a CDS encoding glycoside hydrolase family 9 protein — protein sequence MSKPNLRSITVNQIGYSTEGAKIAIVNGEGQGFRVIREETGEVVYAGKSGAAVLDKPSGAKARAADFSEVRTAGRYYIEGDDGSISASFVIADKPYQELQQGLLKAFYYFRCGVELTGEYAGPWAHGACHTAEGIVHGQPEKRLDGCGGWHDAGDYGKYSGPGAKAIADLLLAYELYPAAFEAAVPLPESDGRTPDVLLECKVELDWLFKMQEAGTGGVYHKLTTLNFPGLDVMPENDTAELYISPVSAAATGDFAGVMAMAARVYEPYDQAYARQCLAAAQAAWTWLEQHPGVPGFTNPPGITTGEYGDGNDQDERFWAAAELYRTTGMEVYHEAVQALAKLPFPKYSLGWADMGGYGTLAYLLSGKSATQTALYASLKQGLLAEADRLVQQCREDGYRISLLEEDYIWGSNMLVMNNAMLLLAAEHFSGNTAYAGCALDHLHYLMGRNVLDISYVTGFGDRPVMHPHHRPSVGDGVADPVPGMVSGGPDRGLHDEYAARHLQGKPAAQCFADHDLSYSTNEVTIYWNSPAVFVTARFNV from the coding sequence TTGAGCAAGCCTAATCTTCGCAGCATAACAGTCAATCAAATCGGCTATTCCACAGAAGGAGCCAAGATCGCCATTGTCAATGGGGAAGGGCAGGGTTTCCGGGTGATCCGTGAAGAGACGGGGGAAGTGGTGTATGCCGGGAAGTCCGGCGCTGCCGTGCTGGATAAGCCCAGCGGTGCCAAGGCCCGTGCGGCTGATTTCTCGGAAGTCAGGACCGCAGGGAGATATTACATTGAAGGAGACGACGGGTCAATATCCGCTTCTTTTGTGATTGCAGACAAGCCCTATCAGGAGCTGCAGCAGGGACTTTTGAAAGCCTTTTATTATTTCCGCTGCGGCGTGGAGCTGACCGGGGAATATGCCGGTCCATGGGCACACGGTGCATGCCATACGGCAGAAGGCATCGTGCACGGGCAACCGGAGAAGCGCCTCGACGGCTGCGGAGGCTGGCATGATGCCGGAGATTACGGCAAATACTCCGGCCCGGGCGCCAAGGCTATTGCCGATCTGCTGCTGGCCTATGAGCTGTACCCGGCAGCTTTTGAGGCTGCGGTTCCGCTGCCGGAGAGCGACGGCCGGACGCCGGATGTACTGCTGGAGTGCAAGGTGGAGCTGGACTGGCTGTTCAAGATGCAGGAAGCCGGTACAGGCGGAGTGTACCACAAGCTGACGACATTGAACTTCCCCGGTCTTGATGTGATGCCGGAGAACGACACTGCGGAGCTGTACATCTCACCGGTATCGGCCGCGGCGACGGGTGACTTTGCCGGGGTGATGGCGATGGCGGCAAGAGTCTATGAGCCATACGACCAGGCTTATGCACGCCAATGCCTGGCGGCGGCGCAGGCCGCCTGGACCTGGCTGGAGCAGCATCCCGGGGTGCCCGGGTTCACCAATCCGCCGGGAATTACCACCGGTGAATACGGTGACGGGAATGATCAGGACGAACGGTTCTGGGCAGCCGCAGAACTCTACCGCACTACTGGCATGGAAGTCTATCATGAGGCGGTTCAGGCGCTGGCGAAGCTGCCGTTCCCGAAATACAGCCTGGGCTGGGCGGACATGGGCGGCTATGGCACGCTGGCGTATCTTCTGAGCGGGAAATCAGCCACTCAGACGGCGCTGTATGCTTCGCTGAAGCAGGGGTTGCTTGCTGAGGCTGACCGCCTGGTACAGCAGTGCCGGGAGGACGGCTACCGGATTTCCTTGCTGGAAGAGGATTATATCTGGGGCAGCAATATGCTGGTGATGAACAATGCCATGCTGCTGCTGGCGGCAGAGCATTTCAGCGGGAACACAGCCTATGCCGGCTGCGCGCTGGATCATCTGCATTATCTGATGGGCCGCAATGTGCTGGACATCAGCTATGTGACCGGGTTCGGCGACCGTCCGGTGATGCACCCGCATCACCGCCCCTCTGTAGGGGATGGTGTTGCCGATCCGGTGCCCGGCATGGTATCCGGCGGTCCCGACCGCGGGCTGCATGATGAGTATGCTGCCCGGCATCTGCAAGGCAAGCCGGCCGCGCAGTGCTTTGCCGATCATGACCTCAGCTATTCCACGAATGAGGTCACGATCTATTGGAACTCTCCGGCTGTGTTCGTGACGGCACGGTTTAATGTGTAA
- a CDS encoding HAD family hydrolase codes for MNPYKVVSLDMFQTLVNIEGRRNRIWKPILQQDFSEARALELAQALLNHYFAQAAAIRDAGSFCTSQEIYRSGFEKVFHEHRLSFDCHEAVDILFAEHRLSGLYADTRPFLQKISEAYQVCIVSDTDTLMLPDFYKEYPIRLFTSEDYGSYKNDGLNRMFTEVIAYYGVQPGEILHIGDSASDVLGAARAGIRSCWINRTGSAWNHAGQPPDYTVGNLEEIYAILEPGVHTAHT; via the coding sequence GTGAATCCTTACAAAGTAGTCAGCTTGGATATGTTTCAGACTCTGGTGAACATTGAAGGCCGGAGGAACCGCATCTGGAAGCCGATTCTGCAGCAGGATTTTAGCGAAGCACGGGCTTTGGAGCTGGCTCAAGCCCTGCTAAACCATTATTTTGCGCAAGCAGCAGCCATTCGTGATGCCGGGAGCTTTTGCACCAGCCAGGAAATATACCGCAGCGGCTTTGAGAAAGTCTTCCACGAGCATAGGCTGAGCTTTGATTGTCATGAGGCTGTGGATATTCTCTTTGCCGAGCATCGGCTGTCCGGCCTCTATGCAGACACCCGGCCCTTCCTGCAGAAGATCTCTGAAGCGTATCAGGTCTGCATTGTCAGCGACACGGATACTCTGATGCTGCCGGATTTCTATAAGGAGTATCCGATCAGGCTGTTCACTTCAGAAGATTACGGCTCCTACAAAAATGACGGGTTGAACCGGATGTTCACAGAGGTTATCGCATACTATGGCGTGCAGCCCGGGGAAATACTGCATATAGGAGATTCGGCCTCGGATGTGCTGGGAGCGGCCAGAGCGGGAATCCGCAGCTGCTGGATCAACCGGACGGGATCAGCCTGGAATCATGCTGGGCAGCCGCCGGATTATACAGTAGGCAATCTTGAAGAGATTTATGCGATTCTTGAGCCGGGGGTTCATACCGCACATACTTGA
- a CDS encoding sensor domain-containing diguanylate cyclase: MPRLGGAGQRPQKKLSLTLLLIGLVTLVVLLTSTILLTASYHSKKKSLIETTLNLNQANADRMSRTMDSLFRSMRSSMAYSADKLSRLDVLPSGEVDDYLELMRKSSTYFNSILLVGADGIVRNTSPATLGMEGKPIKSPWALEALGLKSPYLSEPYTAVSTGRMIIFMSEPVYAPDKHYLGQLGGTIYLQDNNILNMIFGNTDDIDASGSYYYIVSSSGHLLFHPDKERINEDVSGNEVVRELMKGNSGQREALNLRGVQLLAGYSSVQANGWGIVVVSPVSFIQKELWSQIRTTLAYTLIPFAVLLLLAVLLAHQLAQPFVMLADLMSRVGKGKAELPELKPHWNREADLLTKAVTIAWSNIQKHTDQLTQAAMTDILTGLANRRSLELTMNQWIAAQFSFSVIVLDVDKFKFVNDTYGHLAGDEVLKQVAGILKMSIRPGDVCCRYGGEEFVVLLPRTKPSDAYTVAERIRKTLEASEVPLAVKVTSSQGIAHYPSHGNTLEELLQQADRAMYSAKGRGRNRTVIADE; encoded by the coding sequence ATGCCCAGACTGGGAGGAGCAGGACAAAGACCACAGAAGAAACTCAGTCTTACCCTACTGCTGATCGGTCTGGTCACACTGGTGGTTCTGCTGACTTCAACGATCCTGCTCACCGCTTCATATCATTCGAAAAAAAAGTCGCTGATAGAAACGACCCTGAATTTGAATCAGGCCAATGCCGACCGCATGAGCCGGACAATGGATTCCCTGTTCCGTTCCATGCGCAGCAGTATGGCATACAGTGCGGACAAGCTGTCCAGGCTCGATGTGCTGCCGTCCGGGGAAGTGGATGATTACCTTGAATTGATGCGCAAGAGCAGCACTTATTTTAATTCAATTCTTTTGGTAGGGGCAGATGGAATTGTCCGCAATACCTCACCGGCAACGCTTGGAATGGAAGGCAAGCCGATTAAGTCCCCTTGGGCCCTAGAAGCGCTTGGTCTTAAAAGCCCATATCTCTCTGAGCCATACACTGCTGTTTCGACGGGCAGAATGATCATTTTTATGAGCGAGCCGGTATATGCTCCGGATAAGCATTATCTTGGGCAGCTGGGCGGCACGATCTACCTGCAGGATAACAATATCCTAAATATGATTTTTGGGAACACGGATGATATCGATGCTTCTGGTTCGTATTATTATATCGTCAGCTCCAGCGGGCATCTGCTGTTTCATCCCGACAAAGAACGGATTAATGAAGACGTTAGCGGCAATGAAGTGGTCCGGGAATTGATGAAAGGCAACAGCGGGCAGAGAGAGGCGTTGAACCTAAGAGGTGTACAGCTGCTGGCCGGCTATTCCAGTGTTCAGGCCAATGGATGGGGAATTGTAGTAGTTTCCCCTGTGAGCTTCATTCAGAAGGAGCTATGGAGCCAAATCCGTACCACTCTTGCTTATACGTTGATTCCCTTTGCGGTTCTGCTGCTTCTTGCTGTTCTCCTGGCCCATCAATTAGCCCAGCCTTTTGTTATGCTTGCTGATCTGATGAGCAGAGTGGGCAAGGGAAAAGCAGAGCTGCCTGAACTGAAGCCGCACTGGAACCGGGAGGCGGACCTTTTGACCAAAGCGGTCACCATAGCCTGGAGTAATATCCAGAAGCATACAGACCAGCTCACCCAGGCAGCCATGACGGATATTCTGACGGGTCTGGCCAACCGCAGATCCCTTGAGCTCACAATGAATCAGTGGATTGCCGCGCAGTTTTCGTTCTCTGTGATTGTGCTGGATGTTGATAAATTCAAATTTGTAAATGACACCTACGGCCACCTGGCAGGAGACGAGGTTCTGAAGCAGGTTGCAGGCATATTGAAAATGAGCATACGTCCAGGGGATGTCTGCTGCCGTTATGGCGGAGAGGAGTTCGTTGTGCTTCTTCCGCGAACCAAGCCTTCGGATGCCTATACCGTTGCGGAACGAATCCGCAAAACGCTGGAAGCCTCTGAAGTTCCTCTGGCGGTTAAAGTGACTTCCTCCCAGGGAATTGCTCATTATCCGAGCCATGGCAATACTCTGGAGGAGCTGCTGCAGCAGGCGGACCGTGCAATGTATTCGGCCAAAGGCAGGGGCAGGAACCGGACAGTTATAGCAGATGAGTAA
- a CDS encoding cupin domain-containing protein, which produces MDYKSPTAQFSFDVNSNTTFKKDDCNYINTLSIKELNTLENTSLLDIFLSRSNVVEPHYHQNAAELIYCISGAAVVSLINPFTNELLHFPVTPGQVANVPQGWWHYEVATSDCTHLLAIFNAPVPEVILGSDLLTLTPANVLAHTYCLNEAKVKDTLAPVKPGTFIGPPADCCEPGTTEEANAAHANNMAPYTYPLVPQSLQPFGYQPAPMHGYYGQPYVQQYHDQPYVQPYPGLQTAVDPAGNV; this is translated from the coding sequence ATGGATTACAAATCACCCACTGCACAATTTAGCTTTGATGTGAATTCAAACACAACGTTTAAGAAGGATGATTGTAATTATATCAATACCCTGTCGATCAAAGAGCTTAATACACTGGAGAATACATCTCTCCTTGATATTTTTCTCAGCCGCTCAAACGTGGTGGAACCGCATTACCACCAGAATGCCGCTGAACTCATCTATTGTATCTCCGGGGCTGCAGTCGTCTCGCTGATCAATCCGTTTACGAACGAGCTGCTGCATTTTCCCGTTACACCAGGCCAGGTGGCCAATGTGCCGCAGGGCTGGTGGCACTATGAAGTGGCTACATCCGATTGTACCCATCTGCTGGCCATCTTCAACGCCCCTGTTCCAGAGGTCATTCTGGGCTCTGATCTCCTGACGCTTACTCCGGCAAATGTACTGGCCCACACCTACTGTCTCAATGAAGCCAAAGTGAAGGACACACTGGCGCCGGTGAAGCCGGGCACCTTCATTGGCCCGCCTGCAGACTGCTGCGAACCCGGCACAACCGAGGAAGCTAATGCGGCTCATGCCAACAATATGGCTCCGTATACTTATCCGCTGGTTCCGCAATCGCTTCAGCCCTTTGGTTATCAGCCTGCGCCGATGCACGGCTATTACGGCCAGCCCTATGTCCAGCAGTACCACGACCAGCCTTATGTTCAGCCTTATCCGGGCCTGCAGACAGCGGTGGACCCGGCCGGGAATGTGTGA
- a CDS encoding acryloyl-CoA reductase: MTETFQALVVDKGESFSVAVQPLSLEKLPAGEVLIRVAYSSVNYKDGLASIPNGNIVRNYPFIPGVDLSGTVVSSADPRFQEGQAVIATGYGIGVSHYGGFSEYARIPAGWVMPLPAGLTLREAMIYGTAGYTAAMSIQALEAHGAAPDKGKVLVTGATGGVGGSAVAMLAKKGYQVTASTGRADAADYLKALGAAEIISREQVSGGSGKPLDKQLWQAAVDSVGGTPLAAVLSSIAYGGSVAASGLTAGTAVPASVLPFILRGVNLLGIDSVACPMEERIQIWERMASDLKPERLDALVDREITLTGLPAALEDILQSNTRGRILVRLS; this comes from the coding sequence ATGACAGAAACCTTTCAAGCTTTGGTTGTCGATAAAGGGGAGAGCTTTTCCGTGGCGGTACAGCCGCTTTCGCTTGAGAAACTGCCTGCCGGAGAAGTGTTGATTCGTGTTGCTTATTCCAGTGTGAACTATAAAGACGGACTCGCGAGTATCCCGAACGGGAATATCGTACGGAATTATCCGTTTATTCCAGGTGTTGATTTGTCGGGAACGGTCGTTTCTTCCGCAGACCCGCGATTCCAGGAAGGACAAGCGGTCATTGCCACCGGCTACGGTATCGGCGTCTCCCATTACGGCGGCTTCAGCGAGTATGCGCGCATCCCTGCCGGATGGGTCATGCCGCTGCCGGCGGGCCTTACCCTGCGGGAAGCGATGATCTATGGTACAGCCGGGTATACCGCGGCCATGTCCATCCAGGCATTGGAGGCTCACGGTGCTGCCCCGGATAAGGGCAAAGTGCTGGTCACCGGCGCAACCGGCGGGGTTGGCGGATCGGCGGTAGCCATGCTTGCCAAGAAAGGCTACCAAGTTACAGCGAGTACAGGCAGAGCAGACGCAGCAGACTACTTGAAGGCGCTGGGAGCCGCTGAGATCATTTCGCGTGAACAGGTCAGCGGAGGGTCCGGCAAGCCGCTCGACAAGCAGCTGTGGCAGGCGGCGGTTGATTCAGTAGGCGGCACTCCGCTGGCAGCAGTGCTCAGCTCAATCGCTTACGGCGGCTCAGTTGCCGCCAGCGGCTTAACCGCCGGAACAGCGGTACCGGCGTCTGTTCTGCCCTTTATCTTGCGCGGTGTCAATCTGCTGGGAATTGATTCTGTCGCTTGTCCGATGGAAGAGCGCATTCAGATTTGGGAACGGATGGCCTCTGATCTGAAGCCTGAGCGGCTGGACGCGCTTGTGGACCGCGAGATCACTTTAACCGGGCTGCCTGCTGCACTGGAGGATATCCTTCAATCCAACACACGGGGCCGCATATTAGTCCGCTTGTCTTAA
- a CDS encoding TetR/AcrR family transcriptional regulator, producing MVRYKKSEEKRKQILFAAFQALSELGYDSVTLQTIADHAEVSKGVVHYYFGSKEAVLVELLEWLTAKISAKEQAAVQEQPTAAGKLKAYIDSAFPGPAKNRSFYRVYLDFLARASRIPVYREINQRFYDNCARISTEVLTLGQKEGIFAKALIPDTTAPVIRAIIDGCLIQWLMKDDDELHAAYKESCYEAVMKVLRV from the coding sequence ATGGTACGCTACAAGAAATCGGAAGAGAAACGCAAGCAGATCCTTTTTGCCGCCTTTCAGGCGTTGTCTGAGCTTGGCTACGATTCTGTGACCCTCCAGACGATCGCCGACCATGCCGAAGTCAGCAAGGGGGTCGTGCATTATTATTTTGGCAGCAAGGAAGCGGTCCTGGTGGAGCTGCTGGAATGGCTGACTGCGAAAATATCCGCCAAAGAGCAGGCAGCGGTGCAGGAGCAGCCGACAGCAGCAGGCAAGCTTAAGGCTTACATTGATTCCGCATTCCCCGGACCTGCGAAGAACCGTTCCTTTTACCGTGTATATCTGGATTTCCTGGCCAGAGCCAGCCGGATTCCGGTGTACCGGGAGATTAATCAGCGTTTCTATGACAACTGCGCACGGATCAGCACGGAGGTGCTGACACTGGGCCAGAAGGAAGGGATTTTTGCCAAGGCACTAATCCCGGACACTACAGCCCCTGTTATCCGTGCGATTATTGACGGCTGTCTGATCCAGTGGCTGATGAAAGACGACGACGAGCTGCATGCTGCATATAAGGAATCGTGCTATGAGGCGGTGATGAAGGTGCTGAGGGTGTAA
- a CDS encoding NAD-dependent malic enzyme — translation MSIATTMIIRLEIRKSVATFGDVASRLAAVGGDIVAIDVIRAGKDVTTRDITVNVQDAANEEIITVLTDMPGIKVINISDRTFLAHIGGKIEITPKMPIKNREDLSLVYTPGVARVCMAIAEDPGRAYSLTMKRNTVAVVTDGTAVLGLGDIGPEAAMPVMEGKAMLFKQLADIDAFPLCLDTKDPEEIIRVVKAVTAGFGGINLEDISSPRCFEIERRLSAELDIPVFHDDQHGTAVVALAGLLNALKVVGKRVEDCRIVVVGIGAAGVSICRLLLAAGARSLYAVDRAGILHKGQTYDNAEWSWLAEATNPEGLTGGLTEAMQGADVFIGVSSGGILSVDHLKSMAEDNIVFAMANPIPEIEPELAESYARVVATGRSDYPNQINNVLCFPGIFRGALDCRAKVVNLEMKLAAAQAIASVVHPDELNEQYIIPSIFNEKVVEGVREAVIRAAIATGMARRLPPDISE, via the coding sequence ATGTCGATTGCGACAACGATGATTATCCGGCTGGAAATCCGCAAGTCAGTTGCGACCTTTGGAGATGTGGCGTCGAGACTTGCTGCGGTCGGTGGCGATATCGTGGCCATTGACGTGATTCGGGCAGGCAAGGATGTGACTACACGGGATATTACGGTCAATGTGCAGGATGCTGCGAATGAAGAGATTATCACGGTGCTTACGGACATGCCGGGGATTAAGGTCATCAATATATCGGACCGGACCTTTCTCGCCCATATCGGCGGCAAAATTGAGATTACCCCCAAGATGCCGATCAAGAACCGGGAAGACCTCTCACTGGTCTATACACCGGGGGTGGCGCGTGTCTGCATGGCGATTGCCGAGGACCCGGGCAGAGCCTATTCCCTTACGATGAAAAGAAATACAGTAGCTGTCGTCACTGACGGTACAGCAGTGCTGGGGCTGGGCGATATCGGACCGGAAGCGGCGATGCCGGTGATGGAGGGGAAGGCGATGCTGTTCAAGCAGTTGGCGGATATCGATGCTTTTCCGTTATGCCTGGATACCAAAGATCCGGAAGAAATTATCCGCGTTGTGAAAGCGGTTACTGCCGGGTTTGGCGGAATTAACCTGGAGGACATCAGCTCTCCGCGCTGCTTCGAGATTGAACGGCGGCTGTCAGCTGAATTAGATATTCCCGTGTTTCATGACGATCAGCATGGGACGGCAGTTGTAGCTTTGGCCGGTCTTTTGAATGCGCTGAAGGTGGTCGGGAAAAGAGTAGAGGATTGCCGGATTGTCGTGGTTGGCATCGGGGCAGCGGGCGTTTCGATCTGCCGTCTGCTGCTGGCGGCGGGGGCACGGAGCTTGTATGCGGTGGACCGGGCGGGCATTCTGCACAAGGGCCAGACGTATGACAATGCCGAGTGGAGCTGGCTTGCCGAAGCCACGAATCCCGAGGGGCTGACCGGAGGGCTGACGGAGGCGATGCAAGGGGCGGATGTGTTCATCGGGGTATCCAGTGGAGGCATCCTGAGCGTGGATCATCTGAAAAGTATGGCGGAGGATAACATCGTGTTTGCCATGGCGAACCCGATTCCCGAGATCGAACCGGAGCTGGCCGAGTCTTATGCCCGGGTGGTAGCAACCGGAAGAAGCGATTATCCGAATCAGATCAATAATGTGCTTTGTTTTCCGGGGATTTTCCGCGGGGCGCTGGACTGCAGGGCCAAGGTGGTGAATCTGGAAATGAAGCTGGCTGCGGCTCAGGCGATTGCTTCGGTGGTTCATCCGGACGAGCTCAATGAGCAGTATATCATCCCGAGTATTTTTAATGAGAAAGTGGTTGAAGGGGTACGGGAGGCGGTTATCCGGGCCGCTATCGCAACAGGTATGGCACGCAGGCTTCCGCCTGACATTTCGGAGTAA
- a CDS encoding AAA family ATPase — MYSRIHIMGASGAGTSTLGRALAEHLPHVHLDSDDYFWEHKYTQQTQITERLRAIGSDLDQQEPYILSGAVCGWGDGLRPRFDLVVFLWIPPEIRLERLRKREYERYGADSLPGGSMFQEVQTFMEWAALYDTAGPEVRSRVLHEEWMSRLQCPVLRLEEDLTVDARVEAVLREYDAEALRR; from the coding sequence ATGTACAGCAGAATTCATATCATGGGAGCTTCGGGAGCGGGAACCAGCACCCTGGGGCGGGCTTTGGCTGAACATTTGCCGCATGTCCATTTGGACAGCGACGATTATTTCTGGGAGCACAAATATACACAACAGACACAGATCACAGAACGGCTGCGCGCGATCGGGTCTGATCTGGACCAGCAAGAGCCCTACATATTGTCGGGAGCGGTCTGCGGGTGGGGCGACGGGCTGCGCCCGCGTTTTGATCTGGTGGTATTTCTGTGGATTCCCCCGGAAATCCGGCTTGAACGCCTGAGAAAGAGGGAATATGAGCGGTATGGTGCGGACAGTCTGCCTGGCGGCAGCATGTTCCAAGAGGTGCAGACTTTTATGGAGTGGGCGGCTTTATATGATACGGCGGGACCGGAAGTCAGAAGCCGGGTGCTGCATGAGGAATGGATGTCACGGTTACAGTGTCCTGTGCTAAGATTGGAAGAAGATTTGACAGTGGATGCGCGGGTCGAGGCTGTACTGCGGGAGTATGATGCTGAAGCTTTACGGCGTTAA
- a CDS encoding GNAT family N-acetyltransferase: MVTIKEIEYGSLDALNKLYDELTGHPTKPQKLEAAFRSIQADSRYILLGAFVDGELLGSMMGIVCQDLVGECRPFMVIENVVVSSRSRRQGLGKKLIAALEAIAHERDCYYIMFVSGEKRKEAHIFYEAMGYREEKVEGYRKHLSSH; encoded by the coding sequence ATGGTCACTATTAAGGAAATTGAGTACGGATCACTGGACGCATTGAACAAGCTCTACGATGAACTGACCGGTCATCCTACAAAACCGCAGAAGCTCGAGGCTGCATTTCGCTCAATTCAGGCAGACAGCCGGTACATACTGTTAGGCGCTTTTGTTGACGGGGAGCTGCTGGGGTCAATGATGGGTATTGTGTGCCAGGATCTTGTGGGCGAGTGCCGTCCGTTTATGGTCATTGAAAATGTGGTCGTTTCTTCCCGCTCACGGCGCCAGGGCCTCGGCAAAAAGCTTATAGCCGCCCTGGAGGCCATCGCTCACGAAAGAGACTGCTATTACATCATGTTCGTCTCCGGTGAGAAGCGGAAGGAAGCGCATATTTTTTATGAGGCGATGGGCTACCGGGAAGAAAAGGTGGAGGGGTACCGCAAGCATCTGAGCTCGCACTAG